The DNA window GACTCCTTGCAGCCGACAAACGCGAGAACGGACACACACAGCGAAAGTGCGAGCAGGCGGTTCATGATGTTCCTCCGCGACCGAGATGCCCGGCTGCCACGCCGGTGAGAGGGTGGTTTAGCAGAGGGTCTGCCGGGATGCAATTTCGGGCTTTCGACGGCGGAAGAAGGCAGATCACCACGGAGGCACGGAGACACGGAGGGCAACTCGACTACGACGTCGTCTGCGAAAAGATTTGGGGAACCACAGATGCACACAGATCTGCACAGATCAGATGCGTCGGAGATGCATGAGCCAAAACGGACGGACACGGATGTGCCGCAGCAAATAGTGATTGCTGCCTGTCTCGACTATCTGTGCAGATCTGTGTGCATCTGTGGTTCCTCCCGTGTTTGCTCAGAGGACGTCGTAGTCGAGTTGCCCTCCGTGTCTCCGTGCCACCGTGGTGATCTCTCCCGCCGTGCATAGAATGCCATCCCTTGAACGAGCTTTCGAACCAACTCGATTCCCTCTGGCCGCGCGTGGACGACTGCATGCTGCGCGATCGGCCACGCCTGCGATCGCGGCTGCGGGCGGTGCGGAGCGAGTCGCAGAAAAAAACGTTCGATGCCGCCCGCCTGATCGCGACGGTGCAGTCGATCGGGGAGAGGATCGAAGACTCGTCCGCGGAAGTCCTCGCCCGGCGGGCCAATCTCCCGAAACCGACTTTTCCCGAAGAACTGCCGGTCGTGCAACGCCGGGAGGACATCAAAAAGGCGATCGCCGAGAACCAGGTGGTCGTTCTTTGCGGCGAGACGGGCAGCGGCAAGACCACCCAGTTGCCCAAAATTCTGCTCGAACTGGGTCGCGGCGTTACCGGCATGATCGGCCACACCCAGCCACGGCGGATCGCCGCCCGTTCGGTGGCGATGCGGATCGCGAGCGAACTCAAATCGCAGCTCGGGCACGCCGTCGGCTACAAGGTGCGGTTCAACGACCAGACCCGGCGGGAAACCTACGTCAAGTTGATGACCGATGGCATCCTGCTGGCCGAAGCGCAGGCCGATCGGTTCCTGAACGCCTACGACACGATCATCATTGACGAGGCCCACGAGCGAAGCCTGAACATCGACTTCCTGCTCGGCCTGCTCAAAACGCTGCTGCCGCGCCGGCCGGAACTGAAGCTGATCATCACCAGTGCCACGATCGACCCACAGCGGTTCGCGACGCACTTCGGCGAGCAGGGCAAGCCGGCGCCGATCCTGGAGATCTCCGGCCGCACCTATCCAGTTGAGGTGCGCTACCGCGCGCTGGACGACGACACCGATCCCGATTCCGAAGACCTGGCCATCGAAGATGCCATCGTGCAGGCGGCGGGGGAGCTTGCCGCCGAGGGGCCCGGCGACATGCTGGTCTTCCTCGCCGGCGAACGGGAGATCCGCGAAACCGCCGAGGCGCTGCGCAAACACCACCCGGCGGAAACAGAAATCCTGCCGCTGTTCAGCCGGCTCAACGCCGACGAGCAGATGAAGGTCTTCCAGCCGCACCAGCGACGGCGGATCGTGCTGGCGACAAACGTCGCCGAGACGTCGCTCACCGTGCCGGGCATCCGCTACGTCATCGACCCCGGCTTGGCCCGCATGAGCCGGTACAACGCGCGCACCAAGGTTCAGCGACTGCCGATCGAGCGCATCAGCCAGGCGTCGGCCGACCAGCGCAAGGGGCGGTGCGGCCGCGTCGGGCCGGGTGTCTGCGTACGGCTTTACAGCGAGGAAGACTTCGCCAGCCGGCCGGTCTACACCGATCCGGAAATCCTGCGGACGAACCTGTCGGCGGTCATCCTTCAGATGAAGGCGTTCGGCCTCGGCAACGTGCAGGACTTCCCGTTCATCGAACCGCCGGACTACCGCGCCGTCCGCGATGGCTACGCGACATTGCACGAACTGGGCGCGATCGACGACCGGAACGAGCTCACGCAACTCGGCCATCAACTGGCGAGGCTGCCGGTCGACCCGCGCCTCGGCCGCATGGTGCTGGCGGCGATCCACGAGGACTGCCTGGAGGAAGTGCTGGTCATCGCATCGGCACTCGCGATCCAGGACCCGCGCGAACGCCCCATGGAAAAAGCCGCCGAGGCCGACACGGCTCACGCGCCGTTCCGTGACCCGCAGTCAGATTTTCTGGGCTTCCTGCGGCTTTGGGATGCGTTCCACGACCGGCAGAAGCACCTGTCCGGCAGCAAACTTCGCAAGTGGTGCCAGGCGTC is part of the Humisphaera borealis genome and encodes:
- the hrpA gene encoding ATP-dependent RNA helicase HrpA, yielding MLRDRPRLRSRLRAVRSESQKKTFDAARLIATVQSIGERIEDSSAEVLARRANLPKPTFPEELPVVQRREDIKKAIAENQVVVLCGETGSGKTTQLPKILLELGRGVTGMIGHTQPRRIAARSVAMRIASELKSQLGHAVGYKVRFNDQTRRETYVKLMTDGILLAEAQADRFLNAYDTIIIDEAHERSLNIDFLLGLLKTLLPRRPELKLIITSATIDPQRFATHFGEQGKPAPILEISGRTYPVEVRYRALDDDTDPDSEDLAIEDAIVQAAGELAAEGPGDMLVFLAGEREIRETAEALRKHHPAETEILPLFSRLNADEQMKVFQPHQRRRIVLATNVAETSLTVPGIRYVIDPGLARMSRYNARTKVQRLPIERISQASADQRKGRCGRVGPGVCVRLYSEEDFASRPVYTDPEILRTNLSAVILQMKAFGLGNVQDFPFIEPPDYRAVRDGYATLHELGAIDDRNELTQLGHQLARLPVDPRLGRMVLAAIHEDCLEEVLVIASALAIQDPRERPMEKAAEADTAHAPFRDPQSDFLGFLRLWDAFHDRQKHLSGSKLRKWCQASFVSYVRMREWHDVHSQLKEIVGELGLQQARRAAQQVQVRESPSEGSYRRRKRGPRVVERGR